The Rhizobium indicum genome has a segment encoding these proteins:
- a CDS encoding response regulator transcription factor, protein MTADDHIVFIVDDDERIREALGELLDSHGMHAITFESACDYVRADKPDVPACLVLDIELPDINGLDLQRQIADRDHPPIVFITGHGDIPSSVRAIKHGAVDFLTKPFSDADLMAAIHAAIAQDREKRAERAEIDMLRQHYLDLTPREREVLPLVVSGLLNKQAAAELGISEVTLQIHRRNVMHKMAAASLADLVRIAERLEIPITHSRRVGGN, encoded by the coding sequence ATGACGGCCGACGACCATATCGTCTTTATCGTCGACGACGATGAACGTATCCGGGAAGCGCTCGGCGAGCTGCTGGACTCGCACGGCATGCACGCCATTACCTTCGAATCGGCCTGCGACTACGTGAGAGCGGACAAGCCGGACGTGCCCGCCTGCCTCGTGCTGGATATCGAGCTGCCTGACATCAACGGTCTCGATCTGCAGAGACAGATCGCAGACAGGGATCATCCGCCGATCGTCTTCATTACGGGACACGGCGACATTCCCTCTTCCGTGCGTGCGATCAAGCATGGCGCGGTGGACTTCCTGACCAAGCCGTTCAGCGATGCGGATCTCATGGCGGCAATCCACGCGGCGATTGCTCAGGATCGGGAAAAGAGAGCCGAGCGCGCCGAGATCGACATGCTCAGACAACACTATCTCGACCTGACGCCGCGCGAGCGCGAGGTGCTGCCGCTGGTCGTCAGCGGCCTTCTCAACAAGCAGGCCGCAGCCGAATTGGGGATCAGCGAAGTGACGCTGCAGATTCACAGAAGAAACGTGATGCACAAAATGGCGGCGGCATCGCTCGCCGATCTGGTGCGGATCGCGGAGAGATTGGAAATACCGATAACCCACTCGCGCCGAGTGGGAGGGAATTGA
- a CDS encoding response regulator: MNKTRHVVAIVDDDPRLLESMGDLLESAGYVARSFSSAGSLLVNGLSDLDLLITDIGMPGIDGFELRDLVRKSRPELPVFMITGRHEIADQGRAQGASGFFRKPFDAQALLAAIANALHKSTDGG; the protein is encoded by the coding sequence ATGAACAAGACAAGACACGTCGTGGCAATTGTCGATGACGATCCAAGGTTGCTTGAATCGATGGGCGACCTTCTGGAATCCGCGGGTTATGTGGCCCGCAGCTTCTCATCGGCGGGCTCGCTGCTCGTCAACGGGCTGTCGGACCTCGACCTGCTCATTACCGATATCGGAATGCCCGGCATCGACGGCTTCGAACTTCGTGACCTGGTGAGGAAATCACGGCCGGAGCTGCCGGTATTCATGATCACGGGCCGCCACGAGATAGCAGATCAGGGACGCGCTCAAGGCGCGAGCGGATTTTTCCGCAAGCCCTTCGATGCCCAGGCCCTGCTGGCGGCCATTGCCAACGCTTTGCATAAATCGACAGATGGAGGGTGA
- a CDS encoding response regulator transcription factor: MRVDQPLLRRSAPLSLQCSYEENQPLVIIVDDDASVREALSELILSAGFQSTSFASTRELLDADILDSPGCLILDVRMPGASGLHLQSHLAENGISKPIIFLTGHGDIPMTVQAMKAGAVDFLTKPVRDQTLLDAVTAGIAMDAERRAEAAVTKRNIKRLETLTQREREVLHEVARGRLNKQIAFDLGISEVTVKLHRSNVMHKMEAASIGELIRAWETLPAQMRQVGPR, from the coding sequence ATGAGAGTTGACCAGCCGTTGCTGCGGAGATCGGCGCCGTTATCATTGCAGTGCAGTTATGAAGAGAACCAGCCGCTTGTCATTATCGTCGATGACGACGCATCGGTTCGCGAGGCGCTGTCGGAGCTGATCCTGTCGGCGGGTTTCCAGTCGACCAGTTTTGCTTCGACCCGTGAATTGCTTGACGCCGATATCTTGGATAGCCCCGGCTGCCTGATCCTCGACGTACGCATGCCAGGCGCAAGCGGTCTTCACCTGCAGAGCCATCTGGCCGAAAACGGCATTTCCAAGCCGATCATCTTCCTGACCGGGCATGGCGACATCCCGATGACCGTCCAGGCGATGAAGGCCGGCGCCGTGGATTTTCTCACCAAACCGGTGCGGGACCAGACGCTGCTCGACGCCGTGACTGCCGGCATTGCGATGGACGCCGAACGGCGAGCCGAAGCGGCGGTCACCAAGCGCAATATCAAGCGCCTGGAGACACTGACGCAGCGCGAGCGCGAGGTCCTGCATGAAGTGGCGCGCGGCCGCCTCAACAAGCAGATCGCCTTCGATCTCGGCATCAGCGAGGTGACGGTCAAGCTGCATCGCAGCAATGTCATGCACAAGATGGAGGCGGCCTCCATCGGCGAACTGATCCGGGCCTGGGAAACACTGCCCGCACAAATGCGCCAGGTCGGCCCGCGCTAG
- a CDS encoding ArsR/SmtB family transcription factor, which yields MNNQSSAAPSPETNVFDNEANFLSAMGNAKRLHILHLLAEGEMSVSVLADEVGLSQSSTSQHLAILREQELVQTRRAAQTIYYSLQSAAATAMLNTLADIFGWHPRPPVERVQAVGT from the coding sequence TTGAACAATCAATCGTCAGCCGCGCCTTCCCCTGAAACCAACGTCTTCGACAACGAAGCAAACTTCCTGTCGGCCATGGGGAATGCCAAACGGCTTCACATTCTGCATCTGCTGGCCGAAGGAGAAATGTCCGTGAGCGTCCTGGCCGACGAGGTGGGATTGAGCCAATCTTCGACTTCCCAGCATTTGGCAATTCTTCGAGAGCAGGAACTCGTGCAGACCCGAAGGGCTGCCCAGACGATCTACTATTCACTTCAATCCGCCGCGGCCACGGCGATGCTCAATACGCTTGCCGACATCTTCGGATGGCACCCTCGCCCCCCAGTGGAACGCGTCCAAGCCGTAGGCACCTGA
- a CDS encoding nitroreductase encodes MDVYEAVKSRRSVRGFKDEPVERDVLERVLSAAAWSPSGSNIQPWNTYVMTGAPLAELKTSAVERVAHGDAWDKRQYEMYPAGLKPPYGERRSAFGKERYSALGIAREDWEARQRAAIANWNCFGAPAALFCYIDRDLGLPQWADVGMYLQTVMLLLRAEGLHSCPQMAWSQVRETVAEVLSPPDGLILFCGMSIGYEDPTVSYARTGRAPLGETVTFLGD; translated from the coding sequence ATGGACGTATATGAGGCAGTCAAAAGTCGACGGTCGGTGCGCGGATTCAAAGACGAGCCTGTGGAGAGGGACGTGCTTGAGCGTGTGCTGTCCGCCGCAGCTTGGTCGCCGTCAGGATCGAACATCCAGCCGTGGAACACCTACGTGATGACCGGCGCACCGCTGGCAGAGCTCAAAACGTCCGCCGTCGAGCGCGTGGCCCATGGCGACGCCTGGGACAAGCGGCAGTACGAGATGTACCCGGCCGGGCTGAAGCCCCCTTACGGCGAGCGCCGGTCCGCCTTCGGCAAGGAGCGCTACAGCGCGCTCGGCATTGCGCGCGAGGACTGGGAGGCGCGCCAGCGGGCAGCAATCGCCAACTGGAACTGTTTCGGCGCGCCCGCCGCCCTGTTCTGCTACATCGACCGTGACCTGGGCCTACCGCAATGGGCCGACGTCGGCATGTATCTGCAGACCGTCATGCTGCTGCTCCGCGCCGAAGGTCTGCACAGTTGCCCGCAGATGGCGTGGTCGCAGGTTCGCGAGACCGTCGCAGAGGTCCTATCACCCCCGGACGGGCTCATCCTCTTCTGCGGCATGTCGATCGGGTACGAAGATCCCACGGTCAGTTACGCCCGTACGGGCCGCGCCCCGCTCGGCGAGACGGTCACGTTCCTCGGCGATTAG
- a CDS encoding NADPH-dependent FMN reductase, translating to MTTHKVGYLIGSLAKGSINRKLAKALVRLAPPELEMSEISFKDLPLYSYDYDADYPPAGKAFKAAIAAVDAVLFVTPEYNRSIPGGLKNAIDWASRPYGTNSFTRKPSAVIGTSPGAIATAVAQQNLRSVLSFCNSPQMNAPEAYIQFTPGLITDDGEVTNDKTADFLRTYMQDFHVFIARVRSVLPKDA from the coding sequence ATGACCACGCATAAAGTAGGCTATCTTATCGGCAGCCTCGCCAAGGGCTCGATCAACCGCAAGCTCGCCAAGGCGTTGGTGCGGCTCGCCCCGCCGGAACTTGAAATGTCGGAGATATCCTTCAAGGACCTGCCGCTCTACAGCTACGACTACGACGCCGACTACCCTCCGGCTGGCAAGGCATTCAAGGCGGCAATCGCGGCCGTCGACGCCGTGCTGTTCGTCACGCCCGAATACAATCGATCCATACCCGGCGGGCTGAAAAACGCCATCGACTGGGCGAGCCGCCCGTATGGCACCAACTCGTTCACACGCAAGCCGTCAGCGGTGATCGGCACGTCGCCGGGCGCGATTGCCACGGCAGTCGCCCAGCAGAATTTGCGCAGTGTGCTCAGTTTCTGCAACTCTCCCCAGATGAATGCCCCGGAAGCCTACATCCAGTTCACACCGGGGCTGATCACCGATGACGGCGAGGTCACCAACGACAAAACCGCCGATTTCCTTCGCACTTACATGCAGGACTTCCATGTCTTCATCGCAAGGGTTCGCTCAGTGCTGCCGAAAGATGCCTAG
- a CDS encoding galactarate dehydratase — translation MKIDRMRVFMTRDKDRPRVIVALDTDDGLTGWGECYNHGPDKALPPLLDYLYGFVSGQDPTRVEYLVNLLIQQSRFPPGALGLAAISALDHCLWDLAAKAVNVPVYKLLGGEVRDRIKVYAGVYTAPDAPAARDEFDRLKEGWGFTAFKLSPWRIDMHSNRWGNVVKASADYFRSLRETVNDEYEIAFDAHAKIFEPIAARQLGNALAPYDPLFFEEPLRPENIEAWGDLKQGLNCTLATGESLYNRNEFLRLLQVKGADLIQPDICVVGGISEMRRIATLAEAFFVGVAPHNPMGPLATAVNVHFSAAAQNFRILEYRLPKGQAYVYGGLDIEKREGETRYVVDPYLPKDGYLELRPDRPGWGVEMDEKAMEEEGYIHWQRRVPKRPDGSYAFA, via the coding sequence ATGAAGATCGACCGCATGCGGGTTTTCATGACCCGCGACAAGGACCGTCCGCGCGTGATCGTCGCGCTCGACACCGATGACGGGCTGACGGGTTGGGGCGAATGCTACAATCACGGCCCCGACAAGGCGCTGCCGCCGCTGCTCGATTATCTCTACGGATTTGTCTCCGGCCAGGACCCGACACGCGTGGAGTATCTCGTCAATCTGCTGATCCAGCAGAGCCGCTTTCCGCCGGGGGCGCTTGGCCTTGCCGCGATCTCCGCGCTTGATCACTGCCTGTGGGACCTTGCGGCCAAGGCGGTGAATGTCCCGGTCTACAAGCTGCTCGGAGGCGAAGTGCGCGACCGCATCAAGGTCTATGCCGGTGTCTATACCGCGCCGGATGCGCCGGCGGCCCGCGACGAATTCGATCGCCTGAAGGAGGGATGGGGGTTCACCGCCTTCAAGCTCAGCCCCTGGCGGATCGACATGCACTCCAACCGCTGGGGTAATGTCGTCAAAGCCTCGGCGGATTATTTCCGCTCGCTTCGCGAAACGGTCAATGACGAATACGAAATCGCCTTCGATGCCCATGCGAAGATTTTCGAACCGATCGCCGCTCGCCAGCTCGGCAATGCGCTGGCGCCTTATGACCCGCTGTTTTTCGAGGAGCCGCTACGTCCTGAAAATATCGAGGCCTGGGGCGATCTGAAACAGGGGCTCAACTGCACACTTGCGACCGGCGAGTCGCTCTATAACAGAAACGAGTTCCTGCGGCTGCTGCAGGTTAAGGGCGCCGACCTCATCCAGCCCGACATCTGCGTCGTCGGCGGCATCAGCGAAATGCGCCGCATCGCCACACTCGCCGAAGCCTTCTTCGTCGGCGTGGCGCCGCACAACCCGATGGGCCCGCTTGCGACGGCGGTCAATGTTCATTTCTCGGCGGCGGCACAGAATTTCCGCATCCTCGAATACCGGCTGCCGAAGGGACAGGCCTATGTCTATGGCGGCCTCGATATCGAGAAGCGGGAGGGAGAAACCCGTTACGTCGTCGATCCCTATCTGCCGAAGGACGGCTATCTGGAACTGCGTCCCGACCGGCCGGGCTGGGGCGTCGAAATGGACGAGAAGGCGATGGAAGAGGAGGGCTACATCCATTGGCAGCGACGCGTGCCGAAGCGGCCCGACGGCTCCTACGCCTTCGCCTGA
- a CDS encoding mandelate racemase/muconate lactonizing enzyme family protein, with protein sequence MKITGIRTFLMHVGQPDPANWASDQRSSSGVSKQFGGTRNWLFLKVDTDEGITGIGECSGWPRVVETAIHDLAPLLIGEDPAHIERLWQKMHIAMMGHGMLGTVGGGAMTGIDMALWDIKGKALGVPVWMLLGGKVRDRIPIYSHANTPERALAIKARGIKAIKCGGVADPVRKVAALRDAVGDDMDIAIDLHGPPWLTPADACRLVRALEPYELMWVEDPIAPENIDGYRRIRDAAHVPLAAGERSATIFGERELIEKELVDIIQPDTGRAGGITQMKKIAAMAEAHHIQMAPHSGSLGPVAEYAALHLLAAIPNALILERLDDDWDGRRQTIVPHPQQVDGLIAVPDGPGLGCDIDEAFVARFPSNGNVSVPQSAGAYNPGTDNEHLYVQTRQSRRTYFNR encoded by the coding sequence ATGAAAATCACCGGAATCCGCACTTTTCTCATGCATGTCGGTCAGCCCGATCCCGCGAACTGGGCTTCCGACCAACGCTCCAGTAGTGGCGTCTCGAAACAGTTCGGCGGCACCAGAAACTGGCTCTTTCTGAAGGTCGATACCGACGAGGGCATCACCGGCATCGGTGAATGCTCAGGCTGGCCGCGCGTCGTCGAGACGGCGATCCATGATCTCGCCCCACTCCTCATTGGCGAAGATCCGGCCCATATCGAACGGCTATGGCAGAAGATGCATATCGCGATGATGGGCCATGGCATGCTCGGAACGGTCGGAGGCGGTGCGATGACCGGCATCGACATGGCGCTATGGGACATCAAGGGCAAGGCGCTCGGCGTGCCTGTCTGGATGCTGCTCGGCGGCAAGGTGCGCGACCGGATCCCGATCTATTCGCATGCGAATACGCCCGAGCGTGCGCTTGCCATCAAAGCGCGAGGCATAAAGGCGATCAAATGCGGCGGCGTCGCCGATCCGGTCCGCAAGGTTGCTGCGCTGCGTGACGCCGTCGGTGACGACATGGACATCGCCATCGATCTGCATGGGCCGCCGTGGCTGACGCCTGCGGATGCCTGCCGGCTGGTGCGGGCGCTCGAACCCTATGAATTGATGTGGGTGGAAGATCCGATTGCGCCGGAGAATATCGACGGCTACCGGCGCATCCGCGACGCAGCACATGTGCCGCTTGCCGCCGGCGAGCGCTCGGCGACCATCTTCGGCGAGCGTGAGCTCATAGAGAAGGAACTGGTCGACATCATCCAGCCGGACACCGGCCGGGCCGGCGGCATCACCCAGATGAAGAAGATCGCGGCCATGGCCGAAGCCCATCATATCCAGATGGCGCCGCATTCGGGTTCGCTCGGGCCGGTGGCGGAATATGCGGCTCTGCATCTGCTTGCAGCGATCCCCAACGCCCTCATCCTTGAGCGGCTCGACGACGACTGGGACGGCCGCCGCCAGACGATCGTGCCGCACCCGCAACAGGTCGACGGCTTGATCGCCGTTCCCGATGGCCCGGGACTTGGCTGCGATATCGACGAGGCCTTCGTGGCGCGCTTCCCCAGCAACGGCAATGTCTCGGTGCCGCAAAGTGCCGGTGCCTACAATCCCGGAACCGACAACGAGCATCTCTACGTGCAGACGCGCCAGTCGCGCCGCACCTATTTCAATCGCTAG
- a CDS encoding ABC transporter ATP-binding protein has protein sequence MTDTLPIAGRPLLQVKNLTVEFPLRTGVFRAVSDLSFSIEPGKTLCVVGESGSGKSVTARSILQIVDAPGRISGGTIILNDQNGGSIDLTSLNPRGRQIRAIRGRDIAMIFQEPMSSLSPIHTVGNQIVEALRLHTRMSKAEARAEAISLLSQVEIPSPEKALDRYAFQYSGGMRQRAMIAMALACKPQLLIADEPTTALDVTTQAEILDLIARLQKAKGMAVLFITHDMGVVAQIADDVLVMHNGVAKEYAPVEQIFHAPKDDYTRMLIGSVLKLEAKAEIRLARPPLDTTAPPILELRNVSMDFGEVKALDDVSISLLPGETLGIVGESGSGKTTMGRSIMRLIDPTAGEILYRRADGDIIDLATAKGQTLAAARRELRMVFQDPFGSLNPRMTVSQIIGEPLLVNGVAKGRALEERVCHLMEQVGLDPRARERYPHAFSGGQRQRIGIARAITLNPRVIVADEATSALDVSVRSQVLDLLMRLQDELGLAYIFISHDIGVIRYMCDRVGVMYKGQLVEIGDAEKVCRTPEHAYTQALISAIPRPDPRDRDQSRRFRYVAPDILKNGSFQR, from the coding sequence ATGACCGATACCCTTCCTATTGCCGGCAGGCCGCTGCTCCAGGTGAAAAATCTGACGGTGGAGTTCCCTCTGCGCACCGGCGTCTTTCGCGCCGTCAGCGATCTGTCTTTCTCGATCGAGCCGGGCAAGACGCTCTGTGTCGTCGGCGAAAGCGGATCTGGCAAATCGGTGACGGCGCGTTCGATCCTGCAGATCGTCGATGCGCCTGGCCGTATATCCGGCGGAACGATCATATTGAACGATCAGAACGGCGGCTCGATCGATCTAACCAGCCTCAATCCGCGCGGGCGTCAGATCCGGGCGATCCGCGGCCGCGACATCGCCATGATCTTCCAGGAGCCGATGTCGTCGCTGTCGCCGATCCACACGGTCGGCAACCAGATCGTCGAGGCGCTTCGCCTTCACACCCGGATGAGCAAGGCAGAGGCGCGCGCTGAAGCCATATCGCTGCTCAGCCAAGTCGAGATTCCCTCACCGGAAAAAGCGCTGGACCGATATGCCTTTCAATATTCCGGCGGGATGCGCCAGCGCGCGATGATCGCCATGGCGCTCGCCTGCAAACCGCAACTGCTGATCGCCGACGAGCCGACCACGGCCCTCGACGTGACGACCCAAGCCGAAATTCTCGACCTGATCGCCCGGCTGCAGAAGGCCAAGGGCATGGCCGTTCTCTTCATTACGCATGACATGGGTGTCGTGGCGCAGATCGCCGACGATGTGCTCGTCATGCACAACGGCGTCGCCAAGGAATATGCGCCGGTCGAGCAGATCTTTCATGCGCCGAAAGACGACTATACCCGCATGCTGATCGGCTCGGTGCTGAAGCTGGAAGCGAAGGCCGAAATCCGGCTGGCGCGCCCGCCGCTCGACACGACGGCGCCACCGATCCTCGAACTCCGCAATGTCTCGATGGATTTCGGCGAGGTGAAAGCGCTGGACGATGTTTCCATTTCGCTTCTGCCGGGCGAGACGCTCGGCATTGTCGGCGAGAGCGGATCCGGCAAGACGACGATGGGTCGCTCGATCATGCGGCTGATCGATCCGACTGCCGGCGAAATCCTCTATCGCCGCGCCGACGGCGACATCATCGATCTGGCAACGGCAAAAGGGCAGACGCTTGCCGCCGCAAGGCGGGAATTGCGGATGGTGTTTCAGGATCCTTTCGGCTCCCTCAACCCACGCATGACCGTCTCACAGATCATTGGCGAGCCGCTGCTCGTCAATGGCGTTGCAAAAGGGCGGGCGCTGGAAGAGCGGGTTTGTCACCTGATGGAGCAGGTTGGCCTGGACCCGAGGGCACGCGAACGCTACCCGCACGCATTCTCCGGCGGCCAGCGCCAGCGCATCGGCATTGCCCGCGCCATCACCCTCAATCCGCGCGTCATCGTTGCCGATGAGGCGACCTCGGCGCTCGACGTCTCGGTGCGCTCGCAGGTGCTTGATCTGTTGATGCGCCTGCAGGACGAACTCGGTCTCGCCTATATCTTCATCAGTCATGACATCGGCGTTATCCGCTACATGTGCGACCGTGTCGGCGTCATGTACAAAGGCCAGCTCGTCGAAATCGGCGACGCGGAGAAGGTCTGCCGCACACCCGAGCACGCCTATACGCAGGCGCTCATATCAGCGATTCCGCGCCCTGATCCGCGTGATCGCGATCAATCGCGGCGCTTCCGCTACGTCGCGCCGGACATTTTGAAGAATGGGAGTTTTCAGCGATGA
- a CDS encoding ABC transporter permease: MADITVTNIPPDRAAVASQWQLIWWAFRRHRLAMVALVVTVLMYIVALLPGFFAINDPYLQNARATFHPPQKLHLIDTENGFSFGPHYYPMKLTRDPETLAAIYKEDTTKRVDVQFFGRGYEYSVFGLFRTNIHLIASPDKTTPLLLFGADRLGRDVFSRTVQGSQISLSIGLVGVFFSLMLGIVLGGISGYYGGRIDFFLQRVIDFVLSLPTIPIWLAMAAALPQDWPATLQYMMITIILSLTGWAQLARVVRGRFLSLRTEEFVAAARLDGVRERRIIFRHMLPSFASHIIASITLAVPAMILAETSLSFLGLGLQPPTISWGVLLREAQNIRSIATAPWLFMPGCAVVVAVMALNLLGDGLRDAADPYNK; the protein is encoded by the coding sequence GTGGCCGACATCACCGTTACAAACATTCCCCCGGATCGCGCCGCCGTTGCATCGCAGTGGCAACTCATCTGGTGGGCTTTCCGCCGGCACCGGCTGGCCATGGTGGCGCTTGTCGTCACTGTGCTGATGTATATCGTCGCCCTGCTTCCCGGCTTTTTCGCCATCAACGATCCGTACCTGCAAAATGCGCGGGCGACCTTTCACCCGCCGCAGAAATTGCATCTGATCGATACTGAGAACGGGTTCTCCTTCGGCCCGCATTATTATCCGATGAAGCTCACCCGCGATCCGGAAACGCTGGCCGCCATCTACAAGGAAGACACGACAAAACGTGTCGACGTCCAGTTCTTCGGGCGCGGCTATGAATATTCCGTGTTCGGCCTATTCAGGACCAACATCCATCTGATCGCCTCGCCCGACAAGACGACGCCGCTGCTTCTCTTCGGCGCCGACAGGCTTGGACGCGATGTCTTCAGCCGAACTGTGCAGGGCTCGCAGATATCGTTGTCGATCGGCCTCGTCGGTGTCTTCTTCTCGTTGATGCTCGGCATCGTGCTCGGCGGCATCTCGGGGTATTACGGCGGCCGCATCGATTTCTTCCTGCAGCGGGTGATCGATTTCGTGCTGTCGCTGCCGACGATCCCGATCTGGCTGGCGATGGCCGCGGCCCTGCCACAGGACTGGCCTGCGACGCTACAATATATGATGATCACGATCATCCTGTCGCTGACCGGCTGGGCGCAGCTCGCCCGCGTCGTTCGCGGCCGCTTCCTGTCCTTGCGCACCGAGGAATTCGTCGCCGCCGCCAGGCTCGACGGCGTTCGCGAAAGACGCATCATCTTTCGCCACATGCTGCCGAGCTTTGCCAGCCATATCATCGCGTCGATCACGCTTGCGGTGCCGGCAATGATCCTTGCCGAAACCTCTCTTTCCTTCCTGGGGCTCGGTCTGCAGCCGCCGACCATCTCCTGGGGCGTGCTTCTGCGCGAGGCCCAGAACATTCGCTCGATCGCCACCGCGCCATGGCTCTTCATGCCGGGCTGTGCCGTCGTGGTCGCCGTGATGGCGCTCAACCTTCTCGGCGACGGCCTGCGCGATGCAGCCGACCCCTACAACAAATGA
- a CDS encoding ABC transporter permease, protein MLVFIAKRFLWMIPSLFAVSFLAFVLIQLPPGDYVTTYIATLAASNEIVDQNTAAQLRERFGLGDPMLVQYFKWMWGILTRGDFGISFEWQQPVSDLIWERMALTLVLALSTLIATWAIALPIGVYSAVRKYSIGDYFFTAFTFFGLAVPSFLLALVLMYVAAVEFGQDVGGLFSPEYENASWSFAKMVDLFSHLWLPVIILAVSSTASLIRVMRANMLDELPKPYVTTARAKGLSEFRLLMKYPLMIALNPFISTIAWLLPNLISGSVVVAIVLNLPTAAPLLLQALMAQDMYLAGAFVLLICALTLIGSLISDILLALVDPRIRLE, encoded by the coding sequence ATGCTGGTCTTTATCGCCAAACGCTTCCTATGGATGATCCCATCGCTGTTTGCCGTCAGCTTCCTGGCTTTCGTGCTGATCCAGCTGCCGCCGGGCGATTATGTCACGACCTATATTGCGACGCTGGCAGCCTCCAACGAGATCGTCGATCAGAACACGGCGGCGCAATTGCGCGAGCGCTTCGGCCTCGGCGACCCGATGCTCGTCCAATATTTCAAATGGATGTGGGGCATTCTCACGCGCGGCGATTTCGGCATCTCCTTCGAATGGCAGCAGCCGGTCTCGGACCTGATCTGGGAGCGCATGGCGCTGACGCTGGTTCTGGCCCTGTCGACATTGATCGCCACCTGGGCGATCGCGCTGCCGATCGGCGTCTATTCCGCCGTGCGCAAATATTCGATCGGCGACTATTTCTTCACCGCCTTCACTTTCTTCGGCCTGGCCGTTCCGTCCTTCTTGCTGGCGCTGGTGCTGATGTATGTCGCGGCGGTCGAATTCGGGCAGGATGTCGGCGGGCTCTTTTCGCCGGAATACGAGAACGCGTCCTGGAGCTTCGCCAAAATGGTCGACCTCTTCTCGCATCTCTGGCTTCCGGTCATCATCCTTGCCGTCTCCTCGACGGCGAGCCTCATCCGCGTCATGCGCGCCAACATGCTCGATGAGTTGCCGAAGCCTTACGTCACAACGGCCCGGGCAAAGGGTCTCTCTGAGTTCCGGCTGCTGATGAAATATCCTCTGATGATCGCGCTCAATCCGTTCATCTCGACGATTGCCTGGCTGCTGCCCAACCTCATTTCCGGCTCGGTCGTTGTCGCGATCGTCCTCAATCTGCCGACGGCCGCACCTTTGCTGCTGCAGGCGCTGATGGCCCAGGACATGTATCTGGCCGGCGCCTTCGTCCTGCTGATCTGCGCGCTGACGCTGATAGGCTCTCTGATCAGCGATATCCTGCTTGCGCTGGTCGATCCCCGCATCCGGTTGGAATAG